The Cellulosimicrobium sp. ES-005 genome segment CGATCGCGTCCGTCGCCTGGATCGTGCTCGTGCCGTGGGGCCGGCTGAAGGAGCTGCGCGAGCGGGATCAGGCGGAGCGCGCGGAGGACTGACCGCCCGGAAGCGGCGTCCGCAGCCCGCTCGCCCGGTGGACCGGGCTCGTGACCGCCGTGCGGACCGCGTCCTCGGAGCCGACGACGCGCACGAACGACTGCGCGCGCGTCACCGCCGTGTAGAGCAGCTCGCGCGTGAGCAGCGGCGACGTCGCGGGCGGCAGCACGAGCGTCACGCGCTCGAACTGGCTGCCCTGCGCGCGGTGGACCGTCATGGCGTGCACGGTCTCCACCGGCGGGAGGCGGTGCGTCCGCACGCGCAGCGGCGCACGCGGGTCGCCGAACACGGCGACGACGCCGACGCCCCCGGGCTCGGCGACGAGCACGCCGGTGTCGCCGTTGTAGAGACCCACCTCGGCGTCGTTCGTCGTGACCAGCAGCGGTCGGCCCGCGACCCACGGGGAGTCGGTCGCGTGGTGGCCCGTGGCCTCCTCGACCCAGGCCTCGACCTGCGCCGCCCACCGGCCCCGACCGGCGGGGCCGCGCCGGTGCGCGACCATGACGCGGTGCCGGGCGAGGGCGTCGAGCGCGGCCCGCGCGTCACCCGCCCGAGCCGCCTCGACGAGCAGCGTGCCCGCGGCCACGGCGTCCGCGCGGACGGTGGCCAGCACGGCCTCGTCGGGCACGTCGTCGGGGGTCTCGAGGAACTGGACGGTCCCGTGGCCCGCGCGCAGGAGCGCGAGCGTCGCCTCCGCGTCCCCGGCCCGGATCGCCGCCGCGAGCGGCAGGATCTCGGAGTCGCGGTCCTGGCGGTGGACGGTGCGCAGCCGCACGACGCCGTTGCCCAGGACCGCGCGGTCGTCCACCTCGCCGACGGCGGGCGGCGGGGAGCCGGCGAGCGCGACGTCGGCCGTCGCGACCACGACGCCCGCCGTCGCGGGCGGGGCGACCGGCGCCCGGTGCACGAGGTCCCCGAGCACGGCCCCGGCCTCGACGGACGCGAGCTGGTCGGGGTCGCCGACGAGCACGAGCCGCGCGTCGGGCCGCAGCGCCTCGAGCAGCCGCGCCATGAGCGGCAGGGCGACCATCGAGGTCTCGTCGACGACCACCACGTCGTGCGGCAGATGGTGGTGCGCGTCGTGCCGGAACCGGGTGCTGCTGCCCGGCCGGAAGCCGAGCAGGCGGTGCAGCGTCGTCGCGACGGGGGCGCCGACGCGCTCGCGGTCGGCGGCGTCCGGGAACCCGGCGACGACCTCGCGCACCGCCTCCTGCAGGCGCGCGGCCGCCTTGCCCGTGGGCGCGGCGAGCGCCACGCGCAGCGCGGCGCCGGACGTGGTGCCGGCGGACGACGAGGTCGGGAGCGCGGCGTCGTGCAGGACGGCGAGCAGGCGCGCGACCGTCGTCGTCTTGCCCGTCCCCGGACCGCCCGTGAGCACCGTGAGCCGGCGCGTCGCGGCGTGCGCGGCGGCGAGGCGCTGCCGGGTGTCGTCCGCCGCGGGAAAGAGGCGGGCGAGGGCGGCGTCGAGGCGGTCGCCGTCCACGGGCAGGTCGTCCGCGGCGAGCCGACCGTCGACGTCGTGCCGCACCGCGAGCTCGTCGCGCCAGTACCGGTCGAGGTACAGGGCGCCGCCCACCCAGCGCGCGGGACGGTCCGCCGGCCCGTCGACGCCCGCCGCGACGAGGGGGCTGCGCGCGACCGCTGACGCCCACGCGGTCCGGTCCGGCCAGGGCAGGTCCGTGGCGTCGGTGCGCGCCGCCTCCTCGTCCTCGGGCAGCTCCAGCGACCCCAGGTCGTCGAGGCGCACGCACACCGACCCGCTGCGCACCGCGCGCACGGCGAGCGCGACCGCGAGCAGCACCTGGTCGTCCTGCTCGCCCGTGAGGTGGCCGAGCCGCAGCGCGACGCGCAGGTCGGCCGCGGAGACCACGCGCGCGGCGTTGAACGCGGCGAGCCACGCGCGCACCCCGACGGCGAGGCGCGGGTCGCCCTCGTCCACCGGAGGGGCCGGGGGCGCGGCGGGCACCGTCGCGCCGAGAGGGGCCGTGGTCATGCGCGACCTCCGTCGAGCAGGGCGGACAGGGCGACGACGAGCCCCGGCGGGGGCGTCCAGGCGACGACGCCGTACGGCGCGCCGTCGGGACCGGTCGGGGTGTCGGGGCCGGCCATGCCGCGCACGAACAGGTACGCGCCGCCCGCGAGGTCGCGGTCGGGGTCGTAGTCGCGCACGCGCCAGCGCAGGTAGCGGTGCAGCGCGACGAGGTAGAGCACGAGCTGGAGGGGGTAGTGCGAGGCGAGCATCGCGTCGCGCGTCGCGTCCGGGTGGTAGTCGCCGACGGCGAGCGGCACCCCGGGCGGACCGACCCGGTTCGTCTTGTAGTCGACGACGAGGTAGCGCCGGCGGCCCGCGGGGTCGGGACGACCGTCCGGCCTCGCGACGGGAACCCGCAGCACCGCGTCGATCGAACCTGTGAGGTACCCCCGCAGCGGGACGCCGCCGCCCGCCGCTCCGGTCGCCCCGGAGCCGTCCGCCGCCTCGTCGGCCAGCGCGGCGAGCAGGTCGGGGTAGCGGGCGAACGCGTCGTCGGCGGGCAGGTGGGCGCGCAGGACGTCGGCGAGGTCGCGCAGCGTCGAGGGCGTGACGCCCTCGGTCTCGTCCCCGCCCGCGAGCGGGAGCTCGAACTCGAGCTCGGGCAGGCGGTCGCGCGGGTCGACGTCGGCGAGCGTGAGCCCGCCCGCGATCGGTCCGAGCGGGGTGCGCAGCGACAGGCCCAGCGCCGCCGCGAGCGACACGGGCTCCACCCCGGGCACGCGGACCGTCGCCGCCTGCGCGCACCGGGCGCGGACCTCGGCATCGAGGTCGTCCGCCGCGGTGTCGACGTACTCGAGGATCTCGTGCACCAGCGTGCCGAACGCCGTGCCCCCCGGCTGCCCCTCGTAGGGCGAGGGGACGTCGGCGCCCGGACGGGTCGTGGGCGCTCCGCCCGGCACCTCGGCCGGCACAGCGCCCGTCCCGTCGTCGTCCGGCGTCTCCTCCGGCTCGTCCTGGACACCCGGGTCCTCGGGCTCGCTCTCGATCCCGCCGACCGGACCGTGGTGCGCCGCCGCGGTGAGCGCCGAGTACGACGCGCGCCGCCACTCGCGGTCGGGCAGGTGCGTCGCGGCGGCGAGGGCGAGGTCGGACCCGGCGCGGGCTCCGGGCGACCAGCGCTCGCCCTTCGGCCGGGCATCGACCTGCTCGACGACGACCGTCCCGCCCGAGCGCGCGGCGACCGCCTCGAACGCGGACCGGACGGCGTCGTCGCGCATCGCGTCGGGGCGGGCGTGGCGGCCCGGCTCGCCGCCGAGCATCCGGTCCGCGAGCAGCAGGCGCGTGAGCGGGCCGGACCCGGTGCTGCGCTTGGTCGGCGTCCAGTGCACGACGACCTGGTGCCGGGCGCGCGTGAGGGCGACGTACAGCAGCCGCAGGTCCTCGCCCAGCTCCTCGTCGCGCCAGCGCGCCTTGGCGTCCACGAACCCGGGGGAGCCGACACCGCCCAGGTGCAGGACGCGCTGCCCGTGGTCGTCGTGGAACGCGAACAGCTCCTGGTCGTCCGACTCGAACCGCTCCCAGCCGAACGGGACGTACACGACGCCGAACTCCAGGCCCTTCGCGGCGTGGACGGTGACGACCTGCACGGCGGCGGCGTCGGTCTCGAGGCGCCGGGTGCGCTCGTCGGTGAAGACGGTGCCGACCTCGGCGATCCGGGCGCGCAGCCACGCCGTGAGGGCGGCCGTGCCCAGCCCGTCGGTGACGGCGGCCTCGTGGAGCGCCTGCGTGACGTGGCGCAGGTCGGTGAGGTAGCGCTTGCCGTCGACCCGGGCCATGACCCGCGCGGTCGTACCTCCCCGGGCCGCGACCTCCGCGACCGCGGCCACGCCGCGGTCCGCGAGCAGACGCGCCCAGGTCCGGACGGTGTCCCCGAGCTCGTCGTGGTCGGCGTCGCCGGCGGTCGCGAGCCGCTGCGCGTCCCAGCCGACGAAGGGGGTGAGGGCGAGCGCCGTCGCGCGGCGGTGCAGACCGGGCTGCTCCAGCGCGGCGAGCAGGGTGAGCCAGTCCTGGGCCGCCGCCGAGCCGAACACGCTCGACGGCCCCGACACGACCGCGGGCACGCCGAGCGCGACGAGCGCGGAGCGCACCGCCTCGGCCTGCGCGTTCGTCCGGGTGAGCACCGCGACGTCGCGCGGCTCCAGCGGCCGCCACCGCCCCGTGCCGGTGCCCACGCCGTCGTCGCCCGCCGCGCCGAGGGCGTCGTCGCGCACGCGGTCGCCGCCGCCGTCGGCGGTCCCCAGCCGCCCCGCGACGTCCGCCGCGACGTCCCGGGCCAGCAGGCTGCGGGCGTCCGGGGCCGACGGCGCCGACGACCCGCCGAGGCGGTAGGCACGCCGCGTGACCTGCCGCAGCCGCACCGGCGCGCCGCCGGAGAAGCGCGGCTCGGGGTGTGCCGCGTCGACCGGGCGCACGACGATGCGCGGGTCGCCGAGCGCCGACTCGCCCAGCAGCGCGTGCAGGCCCGCGAGGAGCGGTCCGTCGCTGCGCCAGCTCGTGCTGAGCGTCGCGGTGTCCGTCGCGTCCTCGACCGCGCGCAGGTACGTCACGACGTCCGCGCCGCGGAACGCGTAGATCGCCTGCTTGGGGTCGCCGATGAGCACCAGCGTGCGGCACTCCTCGGGGTGCCCGTGGAACGCCGTCCGCAGGATCTCCCACTGCTCGGGGTCGGTGTCCTGGAACTCGTCCACCATGACGACGCGGAACCGCGACCGGACCCGTCGCGCCGCGGTCGCGCCGTGCTCGGGGTCGGTCAGCGCGCGGCGCAGCAGCACGAGCAGGTCGTCGTAGTCGAGCAGGTGCATCGCGCGCTTGCGCGCCTCCACCTCGCGACGGGCCGCGACCGCGACCTCGTACCGCGCCGCCGCCACCGACCCCTCGGCCGCGTCCGCCGGCGCGACCACCGCCCCGTGGTCGCTCACCGCCGCCCGGGCGACGTCGCGCACGTCGCGCGGCGAGAGGATCGGCTCCGGCTCGTCGGCGAATCGCCGCACGTACAGGTCGTCGGTGACCTCCTCGACGAGGTCCGCGACGTCCGGCAGGAAGCTCGTCGCGAGGTCGACGTCGGCCGCCGTCCCCAGCGCGGTGAGCATCTGCTGGCAGAAGCCGTGCGTCGTGGTGATGGTCGCGGCGTCGAGCTGGGACAGCGCGACGCGCAGGCGCTCGCGGCGGCGGTCGAGCTCGTCGTCGTCGACCGCGGCGAGGAACGCGACGAGGTCGTCCCGGCTGGACGCCGGCGCGGGCCCGCGCAGCGCGCGCTCGGTCGCGACGAGGCGCTCGCGGACGCGGTCGCGCAGCTCCGACGTCGCGGCGCGGCCGAAGGTCACGAGCATGATCTCCGGCAGGGCGGCCACGCCCTCGGCGACGTAGCGCGTCGTGAGGGTCGCGATCGTGTGGGTCTTGCCCGTGCCGGCGCTCGCCTCGAGCACGACCGTCCCGCTCGGCAGCGCGCCGAACGGGTCGAAGCGCCGGGGTGCGCTGCTCGTCCCCGCCGTGCCCCCGTGCGCGGGGGCGCCGTCGGTCGCGGTCCGGGACGTCGCGCCGTTCACCGGGCACCTCGCAGCTCGTTCTCCAGCAGGGGCTCCCACATGCGGCGCGCGAGCGCACCGAGGCGGGTCGGGTCGTCGGGGAAGCGGCCCAGGTCGGCCGTGGTGGCGAGCCCCGCGACGTCGGGGAGGGCCGGGTCCTGGCCCCACGCGAGGACGACGTACGGGTCCTTGCGCTCGAAGCCCTTGTTCCACGCCCAGCCCGCGCGCATCAGGGCGTCGCGCGCGTCGCTCGTGCGCCGCTCCTCCGTGTAGCGCAGCGACACGTCGGGCAGCAGCGGCAACGGCTCGCGCGCCGCCTCGTCGCGCAGCGCCACGAGGTCCGCGAGGACCCGGGACGCCGTCTCGCGGTCCGGCGGGGTGAGGGTGGACCACGCGACGCCCGGGCCCCGGGACGAGCGACCGATCGCGACGGCGTCCCACGGGCGGCCCGGGTCGCTCGCCGTGAGCGCGAGCGCCTGGACCCAGGCGCGCAGCCGGTGCTTGGGACCGAGCCGCGAGTACTCGGTGCGCACGACCCGCGCCCCGTGCACGCCCGGCACGCTCCCGACGAGGGTGCGGCCGTCGGGCAGCACGGCGCGGACGTCGACCGTCTCCGCGGAGCTCAGCACGTCCTGGCTCACCGGGCGGCCCGCGGCGAGGTCGGCCTCGCGCGCGGCCTCCACGGCGGCGACGCGCAGCGGGCCGACGGCGCGGACCACCTCCTGCAACGCCGAGCGGCCCAGCTCGCGCGGCGGGACCTGGCCCCGGCGCCACTCGGCCTGCATCGCCCGGTTCGGGTCGACGCCGGCGAGCGCGGCGCGGAGCACGCGGTCGCCCACGCCCCAGCCCGCGAGGCCGGTGAGCGCGAGCGGGAGGCGGTCCTCGACGTCGTCCTCCGCCAGCACGAGCCCGACGTCGAGCGTGTGCTGCGCGAACCAGCGCGGCGCGTTCTCCAGCAGGCGGACCAGGTCGTCGAGCTCGACGTCGGCGCGGGCGTCCGCCCCGGCGTCCGGGACCTCGCCGGCCTGCGGGCCGCTCTCGGCCACGGCCGGGAGCGAGAGCGGCGCGCCCACCAGCGCCCCGACCGGCTGACGCGTCTCGCGCGCCTGGCGGGCGCCGTCGAACGCCGCGCCGTCGTGGCTGAACGGACCCGGCACGCCCAGAGCGCCCGGGATGAAGTTGCGCTCGTCCACGGTCTGCAGCGGGTGCTGCACGACGACGTGCTCGCGCGCCGGGCGCCCGTCGGGAGTCCGCGCCACGCGGTCGAGCGCGTCGAGCAGCTCCGCGACGGGGACCGCCGGCGGGCGGGCGGCGCCGGTGCGCTCGTCGGCGCCCGTGTGCACGACGACGAGGTGGTCGCCCGCCGCCGCGACGGCGTCGAGGAAGATCTGCCGGTCCTCGCTGCGCGCGTCGCGCTCGCCGATCTCCGGGTGCCGCGCGAGCAGGTCGTCGCCCGCGGGAGCGGCGGTGCGGGGGAAGACGCCGTCGTCGAGGCCCAGGAGGCACACGACCCGGTGCGGCACCGAGCGCATCGGCTCGAGCGAGCACACGGTCAGCGCGCCCGTGCGGAACCCGGCACGGGTCGGGCGCCCCGCGAGACGGTCGTCGAGCAGCGCGCGCACGTCCGCGAGCCGCAGCGCGACCCCGCCGTGCGCGGCGCCCGCCGCGCGCACGTCGCCCAGCACGCGGCGCGCGGAGCCGATCTGCCACCCCTCCGTGGGCGGCGCCTCGGCGAGCAGCGTGAGCGCGCGGTCGAGCGCGTCGAGCCAGTGCGCCAGCGGGTGCACCCCGTCGAGCGCGCGCAGCGTCTCCGTCAGCCGTGCGACGAGCTCTGCGAGGCGGCCCGCGAGGTCCACGTCGGTCGAGCCGACGTCGTCCAGCGGCAGCGCCGGCCCGACGAACCGCGCGTCCTCGTCCGCCATCGCCGCGCCGAGCAGGAGCCGGTCGAGCGCCGCGTCCCACGTGCCCTGCCGCACGTGCCCGTCGATCCCGAACCGGGCCCGGCGCGCGCCGTCCTCGCCCCAGTGCACGCCCGCCTCGACGGCCCACTGGCGCAGGCGGTCCACGTCGTCGTCGGAGAACCGGAACCGGCGCCGGACCGGCGCGCTCGCCGCGAGGTCGAGCACCTCCGACGCCGTGACGCGGCCGTCTGCGAGGCGCAGCAGGGTGGCGAGCAGCGCGAGCACGGGGTTGGTCGTCCCGGCGCCGCGGTCGGCGAGGCTGACCCGCAGGCGCTGACCGGGGTGCGCGTCCTCGCCGAGCTCGGGGACCGCGCCGAACGTCGCCGTGACGAGGGGCGCGAACGTCTCGACGTCGGGGCACAGCACGATCACGTCGCGCGCCTGGAGCGTCGGGTCGGCGGAGAACAGGCCGACCAGCGTCTCGCGCAGGACCTCGACCTGGCGCGCGCGGCCGTGGCACGCGAGCACCTGCACGGACCGGTCCGCCGGATCGAGCAGGTGCGCGCCGGCGGGCTCGTCCGCCCGCAGCGCGGACTGCAGCGCGCCGAGCAGCGTCGGGGGGGTCGGCGCGGCCGCGTGGTGCGTCTCGACCGACTCACCGGCTGAGAGCCGGAGCTGCAGCTCGACCGCGTCACGGCCGGTCGACGCGAGGAACGGGTGCCGGGCGAGCGTGGGCAGGTCTGCGCGACGTCGCGTGCCTGCGTGGTCCGGGGCGGTGTCCTCGGTGAGGTCGTCGCTCGTGGCGGGGGCGCCGTCGTAAGCCGCGACCTTCTCCCACAGCGCGGGCGACGGGTGCACGAGCCACAGGTGGACGTCGCGGTGCTCGGCGAGCGCGTGCAGCACGCGCAGCTCGTCCTCCGGGAGCCGCGTCGGGCCGAACACGGACAGCCGCGGCGGGAGGTCGACGGCCGCGGGGTCGGCGCGGAGCGCGGCGACCGCGTCCTCGACACGACGTGCGGGGTCCGTGGCCGGGACGCGGTCGACCAGGCGGCGCCAGAGCTCGGGCTGCCAGGCGAGGTCGTCCGGGGTGTCGCCGGACTCCGCGACCGGGGACGCCGCCGACCACGCGAGCACGACCTCGGGCCGCTGCCGCGCGTAGTCGACGAGCAGGTCCGCGAGCCGGCGCGCGAGCGTCAGGCGCCGGCCCCGCCGAACCTCGTCGCCCGGGTCGCCGACGTACCGCGCGAGCGGTGCCGCCCACGGCTCGGCGAGGTGCGCGTCGAGCACCTCGAGCACCGACCAGGCGAGCCGCTCGGGGCGCCACGGGTCGTCGTCGGGGGCGAGGTCGGTGAGGTCCGCGACGACCTGCTCCACGAGCCGGCGCGGGCCGCGGAAGTCCACGTTCGCGCAGATCCCCGACGTCTCGCCCGCGCCCAGGTGGTGCGAGAGCCGCTGCGCGAGCCACCGCTCGACCCCGCGCGTCGGGACGGCCACGACGTCCGGCGTGAACGGGTCCTCCGGCGCCTCGGCGAGCACGGCGGCGAGCGGCGCCACGAGCGCCTCGGCACGCTCGGAGCGGTGCACGTGCAGCAAGGGGACCCCTGTCGGTGGTGGCGGACCGGTCGTCGCGCCCGCCGGTCGGCCGGGCGCTACGAGGAATCTACGAGGTGCGTCCCACACCGTCGAACCGCCGTCCACATCGTCGGGAACGACGGTGCCGTCCTGGGCGGACGTGCCGGCTGACGCACGCCCGACCGAGAGGCGCACGCCGGAGCGCGTCGCTCCCTCGGACGTGCGTCACTTGACCTCCGGCTCAGCGCGCCGTGCGACGAACACCCACTCGCGGCCCGGGCGGTCGGGCGCGTCGCGGACGTCCACGACCTCGAAGCCGCACGCCACCAGCGACGCCTCGACCTCGTCGCGCTCGCGGAAGCGCAGCGTCGAGTCGGAGTGCAGCTCGGTGCCGTCGGGCAGCACGGTCGTGTCGTGGAAGGACACGAACGGGAGCGACACGTCGGTGAGGTCGGTCCACGACTCGACCGGCCCGACGTCGGGCACGTCCACGCGTACGGTCGTCGCCTCGCGGACCCAGCCCTCCCAGGCCCGGCGCGCGGGGTCGCGCGTCTCGAAGACCAGCCACCCGTCCGGGACCAGCGCGGAGCGGACGCCGCGCAGCGTCGCGGCCCACGCGTCGTCGGTGAGGAACACCTGCGCGACGTTCGCCGTCATCGTCGCGAGGTCGACCCGGAGCGGCGGGAGCGTCGTCGCGTCGCCGTGCAGCCAGCGCACGCGGTCGGCGCCCGGCTTGGTGCGCGCGACGTCGAGCGACGCGCCCGCCGGGTCGACGCCGACCACCTCGATCCCACGCCCTGCCAGGAGGCACGCGAACGTCCCGGTGCCGCACCCGACGTCGAGCACGCGCCGCGCGCCGAGCTCGTCGACGATCGCGACGTACGCGTCGAGGTCGCTGCGGTCCGGGTCGAGCGGGTCGTAGAGCGCGGCGAGGCGAGGGTCGTCGAAGATCGCGTCGGGCATCCCCCGACGCTACGAAGGCCCGCACGGCCGGTCCACACCATTCCGGAGCACGCGCCGACCAGGCGCCTGTTGCCCGCCGACCATGCTGTCGTGGCCCGTCCCGACGCCGGGACGGGCCACGACCACATCGTCGGCGCGAGGGTCGTCAGGCGTCGAGCGCCTGCTCCACGTCCTCGATGACGTCGAGCGGGTCTTCCAGACCCACCGACAGGCGCACGGTCGTCTCCGCGATCCCGACGGCGGCGCGGCCCTCGGGGCCGAGCTTGCGGTGCGTCGTCGTGGCGGGGTGCGTGATCAGCGACTTCGCGTCGCCGAGGTTGTTGGAGATGTCGACGACCTGGAGCGCGTCGAGGAACGTGAACGCGCGCTTCTTCGCCGTCTCGGGGTCGGTGCCCTCGGGGACGGCGAGGTCGAACGTCACGACCGTGCCGCCGCCGCTCTGCTGCGACCGCGCGAGCTCGCGCTGCGGGTGCGACGCGAGGAACGGGTAGCGCACGCGGCCGATCCCGGGGAGCTGCTCGAGCGCCTCGGCGACCTGCGCGGCCGCCGCGTTCTGCGCCGCGACGCGCACCGGCAGCGTCTCCAGGCCCTTGAGCAGCACCCACGCGTTGAAGGCCGAGAGCGACGGCCCCGTGTTGCGGAGGAACGTCTGCACGGGCCCGTTGACGTACTCCTCGGTCCCGAGGATCGCGCCGCCGAGCACGCGGCCCTGCCCGTCGATGTGCTTGGTCGCCGAGTACACGACGACGTCCGCGCCGAGCTCGAGCGGCTTCTGCAGCAGCGGCGTCGCGAAGACGTTGTCGAGCACCACCACCGCGCCCGCGGCGTGCGCGAGCTCGCTCACGCGCCGCGCGTCGACGATGTCCTGCATGGGGTTGGACGGCGTCTCGAAGAACACGACGTCCGCGGGCGTGGACAGTGCTTCCTCCCACTGGGAGGGCACGTGCCCGTCGACGTAGTCCGTCCGGACGCCCCACTTGGCGAAGATCTCGTCGAAGATGACGATGCTCGACCCGAACAGCGCACGTGCCGCGACGATCCGCGACCCGGAACCGACGAGCGCGGCGAGCGACGTGAACACCGCGGACATGCCGGACGCCGTCGCGTAGCAGGCCTCGGCACCCTCGAGCAGGCGCAGGCGCTCCTCGAACGCGTGCACCGTCGGGTTGCCGTAGCGCGAGTAGACGAACCGGTCGAGCTCGCCCTTGAACGCCGCCTCGGCGTCGGCGGCGCGGTCGTACGTGTACCCCTGTGTGAGGAACAACGCCTCGGAGGTCTCCTGGAACTCCGTGCGGTGGTGGCCGCCGCGCACGGCGAGCGTCGCGGGGCGCGCGCTCGCGGGCAGGGGCTTGCGGCCGGAGCCGCCGGGGACGCTCCCGGGCTGCGCGGCGCTCACCGGGCGGCCTCGTCGTAGGTCGTGGTGGGCAGGCCGCGCACCTTCCAGCCCTCGACGTCGCGCAGGCCCGAGAGCCCCTGGGCGCCCTCGAAGCCCTCGAGCACGTTGTACGACGGCCCGAGACCGGCGGCCGTGGCCGCGCGCGCGGCGCCGATCGACCGCTGGCCCGAGCGGCACAGGAACACGACGGGACGCTCGTCGCCGGGCGTGAGACCCGCCTCGACGAGCTGGTTCACGAAGCGCGGGTTGGGCCCGGCCGGGGTCACCCACTCGTCGAACACGACGTCGCGGTCGAGGTCCGTGGCGTCGGGAACGCCGATGGTGCGCCACTCGCCCTCGGTGCGGACGTCCACGAGGACGGCGCGCTCGTCGTTCGTCAGCAGGTCCCACGCCTGCTGGGGGGTGAGGTCGCCGGCGTAGCCGACGGCGGGTCGCGCGTCGGGTACGGCCGACGTCTGCTGGGACTGGTCGCTCATGAGTCCTCCTCCATCGATCGTGGCAGTAGCACCCTGCGCCCGGCCGCCTCGCGACGGACCGGGGGGTTGCTGCGGCGTCGACGTGCCACGTCACTCGGCCGCTCCGGATGGTTGCTCGGGATCGTACGCCACCCGTCCGACGCGTGGAACGCCCGTCTCGGGGAGCGGCCTCCGGGAGGGGGTGCCCGACGTCGGACGGTCGCGCTAGCGTGATCGCGCGCCGGGGCGGGGGTCCCGGGAGAGAAAGGGGGGAGACGGTGGCCAGCGTGCGACGACGGGCGGTGGGCGCGGCCGTGGCGGCCGGCGTGGTCGGGACGGGCGTCGTCCTGCTGTGGACGGCGCCCGGAGGCGAGGACGCCCCGCAGACGGTGGTGCACGTCGTCGGGGACGCGGTCCCCGGGCTGCCCACCGAGCGGCCGCGGGTCGTCCAGGTCGAACCCGACGAGGACCTCGTCTCGCCCTTCCCCTCCCGAGAGGCGCTCGACGGTGACGCGCACACGGGGGAGCCGATCGACCTGGCCGAGCACACCGTCGGCGGGTACGAGGGCTGGTGGACCTCGGACGGCGACGGCGAGGCGTGCGACGCCTACGCCGACGCGCACCCGGAGGTCGTGCTGGTCAGCACGCGCACCGGTGAGGTCGTCGAGGCGCACACGAACGGCGTACGGCTCCAGCGTCCTCCGCAGACGCCACCGGGAGACCCTGCCGAGTGGCCGCCCGACTCGGTCGTCGTCCTCGACGCGCGGACCGGCGCGGTGCTCGACGCGTTCGAGGTCGACGAGTCCGGGTGGCGCCTCGACCTGCCCATGGACTGCGTCCCGCCATCCGAGACACCGTGACCACCGGTTGACACGCTCCGTCCCGCGCGCACATCCTGGACGCAGGTCATGAGTGCCAGCGTGAAACCCCGGTTTGCTGGCCGGCAACCCTCCTCTCGCGGCGGGGTGCCCCGGGTGACGACCAGGCCGTACGCCGACCGGCGCGCGGCAAGCGCGGGGATCACCGTCCCCGGACTGCCCTCGGAGGACTGTGTCATGACTGCTCTCGCCCACGTCTCGTGTCCGACCGAGGTCTCGGAGGCCCCCGACCTCGCAGCGGTCGCCGGCGCGCCCGCGCTCCTGCCCGTCGTCGGCGCGGACACGCTCGTCCCGCTCGTCGACGGCCGGAGCGTCCCGTACGCGAACCTCGACGTGGCGGCGTCGGCGCCGGCGCTCCGCTCGGTCGCGGACCGCGTGACCGAGGTGCTGCCGCTCTACGCGAGCGTGCACCGGGGCGCCGGGTACCTGTCGCAGGTCTCGACCGCGCTCTACGAGGCCTCGCGCCGCACGATCGGCGCGTTCGTCGGCGCGCGCGAGGACGACGTCACGGTCGTCACGCGCAACACGACCGACTCGCTCAACCTGCTCGCGGGCTGCGTCCCGGCGAACGCGGACGGGACGCCCGGGCGCGTGCTCGTCCTCGACGTCGAGCACCACGCGAACCTCCTGCCGTGGCAGCGCACGGGCGGCGCGACGGTCCTCGCCGGCGGCGCGTCCGTTGCGGAGACGCTGTCCGGCCTGCGCACCGAGCTCGCACGCTTCCCGTACGCGCTGGTCGCCGTGACCGGGGCGTCGAACGTCACGGGCGAGTCGCTCCCCGTCGCGGACGTCGTGCGGGCCGCCCACGACGCCGGCGCGCGCGTCGTGCTCGACGGCGCCCAGCTCGTCCCGCACCGCGGGTTCTCCCTCGCGGGCTCCGGGGTCGACTACGTCGCGTTCTCCGGACACAAGACGTACGCGCCGTTCGGCGCAGGCGCGCTCGTGGGTCGCCGCGACTGGCTCGACGCGGGGACCCCGTACCTCGCCGGGGGCGGGGCGGTGCGGCAGGTCGCTCTCACCGGCACGCAGTGGCAGACGGCGCCCGCGCGCCACGAGGCAGGGTCGCCGAACGTCGTGGGCGCCGCGGCGCTCGCGGCCGCGTGCGACGCGCTCGCGGCGCTCGACCCGGCCGACCTCCACGCCCACGAGGCGACCCT includes the following:
- the recC gene encoding exodeoxyribonuclease V subunit gamma yields the protein MHRSERAEALVAPLAAVLAEAPEDPFTPDVVAVPTRGVERWLAQRLSHHLGAGETSGICANVDFRGPRRLVEQVVADLTDLAPDDDPWRPERLAWSVLEVLDAHLAEPWAAPLARYVGDPGDEVRRGRRLTLARRLADLLVDYARQRPEVVLAWSAASPVAESGDTPDDLAWQPELWRRLVDRVPATDPARRVEDAVAALRADPAAVDLPPRLSVFGPTRLPEDELRVLHALAEHRDVHLWLVHPSPALWEKVAAYDGAPATSDDLTEDTAPDHAGTRRRADLPTLARHPFLASTGRDAVELQLRLSAGESVETHHAAAPTPPTLLGALQSALRADEPAGAHLLDPADRSVQVLACHGRARQVEVLRETLVGLFSADPTLQARDVIVLCPDVETFAPLVTATFGAVPELGEDAHPGQRLRVSLADRGAGTTNPVLALLATLLRLADGRVTASEVLDLAASAPVRRRFRFSDDDVDRLRQWAVEAGVHWGEDGARRARFGIDGHVRQGTWDAALDRLLLGAAMADEDARFVGPALPLDDVGSTDVDLAGRLAELVARLTETLRALDGVHPLAHWLDALDRALTLLAEAPPTEGWQIGSARRVLGDVRAAGAAHGGVALRLADVRALLDDRLAGRPTRAGFRTGALTVCSLEPMRSVPHRVVCLLGLDDGVFPRTAAPAGDDLLARHPEIGERDARSEDRQIFLDAVAAAGDHLVVVHTGADERTGAARPPAVPVAELLDALDRVARTPDGRPAREHVVVQHPLQTVDERNFIPGALGVPGPFSHDGAAFDGARQARETRQPVGALVGAPLSLPAVAESGPQAGEVPDAGADARADVELDDLVRLLENAPRWFAQHTLDVGLVLAEDDVEDRLPLALTGLAGWGVGDRVLRAALAGVDPNRAMQAEWRRGQVPPRELGRSALQEVVRAVGPLRVAAVEAAREADLAAGRPVSQDVLSSAETVDVRAVLPDGRTLVGSVPGVHGARVVRTEYSRLGPKHRLRAWVQALALTASDPGRPWDAVAIGRSSRGPGVAWSTLTPPDRETASRVLADLVALRDEAAREPLPLLPDVSLRYTEERRTSDARDALMRAGWAWNKGFERKDPYVVLAWGQDPALPDVAGLATTADLGRFPDDPTRLGALARRMWEPLLENELRGAR
- a CDS encoding class I SAM-dependent methyltransferase; its protein translation is MPDAIFDDPRLAALYDPLDPDRSDLDAYVAIVDELGARRVLDVGCGTGTFACLLAGRGIEVVGVDPAGASLDVARTKPGADRVRWLHGDATTLPPLRVDLATMTANVAQVFLTDDAWAATLRGVRSALVPDGWLVFETRDPARRAWEGWVREATTVRVDVPDVGPVESWTDLTDVSLPFVSFHDTTVLPDGTELHSDSTLRFRERDEVEASLVACGFEVVDVRDAPDRPGREWVFVARRAEPEVK
- a CDS encoding O-succinylhomoserine sulfhydrylase, with the protein product MPASARPATLAVRGGHHRTEFQETSEALFLTQGYTYDRAADAEAAFKGELDRFVYSRYGNPTVHAFEERLRLLEGAEACYATASGMSAVFTSLAALVGSGSRIVAARALFGSSIVIFDEIFAKWGVRTDYVDGHVPSQWEEALSTPADVVFFETPSNPMQDIVDARRVSELAHAAGAVVVLDNVFATPLLQKPLELGADVVVYSATKHIDGQGRVLGGAILGTEEYVNGPVQTFLRNTGPSLSAFNAWVLLKGLETLPVRVAAQNAAAAQVAEALEQLPGIGRVRYPFLASHPQRELARSQQSGGGTVVTFDLAVPEGTDPETAKKRAFTFLDALQVVDISNNLGDAKSLITHPATTTHRKLGPEGRAAVGIAETTVRLSVGLEDPLDVIEDVEQALDA
- a CDS encoding rhodanese-like domain-containing protein; the encoded protein is MSDQSQQTSAVPDARPAVGYAGDLTPQQAWDLLTNDERAVLVDVRTEGEWRTIGVPDATDLDRDVVFDEWVTPAGPNPRFVNQLVEAGLTPGDERPVVFLCRSGQRSIGAARAATAAGLGPSYNVLEGFEGAQGLSGLRDVEGWKVRGLPTTTYDEAAR